The Halomonas sp. 7T genome contains a region encoding:
- a CDS encoding AEC family transporter, with protein MELLALFSRTLDVTLPVFAMVFVGIGLKRLRWIDSAFVATASTLVFKATLPTLIFLSLVKADLSVALDVSLLLFFAIATLAQFAFSWGWAHYRVPKAERGIYVQGAFRGNCGVVGLALAAGMYGNYGLSAGSLLLGVVIIMYNALSVIALAAYQPGQATDWRSMLKHMVTNPLILSVFAALPFTAFSLPLPSWVITSGDYFASLTLPLALICIGATLSVAGIRVGSQVALSASSMKMIVLPFASTWAAWMVGFSGEQLGLLFLFFASPTAAASFVMVKAINGNVVLAANIIAITTLMASMTVTLGIFALRLLGWI; from the coding sequence GTGGAGCTACTTGCGCTATTTTCCCGCACACTGGACGTTACGCTGCCGGTATTTGCGATGGTCTTTGTGGGTATTGGCTTAAAGCGTTTGCGATGGATCGATAGTGCCTTTGTGGCGACCGCGTCAACATTAGTCTTTAAAGCGACACTTCCTACCCTTATCTTCCTAAGTCTCGTTAAAGCCGATTTGAGCGTCGCGCTCGATGTGTCGCTGCTGCTCTTTTTTGCAATTGCTACGCTGGCGCAGTTCGCATTTAGCTGGGGGTGGGCGCATTACCGAGTCCCTAAAGCGGAAAGGGGAATTTATGTGCAGGGTGCCTTCCGCGGCAACTGTGGTGTTGTGGGCTTAGCGCTAGCGGCAGGCATGTACGGTAACTATGGGCTTTCAGCGGGCAGCTTACTGCTTGGGGTTGTCATTATTATGTACAACGCATTATCTGTGATTGCCTTGGCGGCGTACCAGCCCGGACAAGCAACCGATTGGCGCAGCATGCTCAAACATATGGTGACTAATCCACTTATCCTTTCCGTATTTGCAGCGCTGCCATTTACGGCGTTCTCACTTCCATTGCCCAGTTGGGTAATCACTTCTGGCGATTACTTTGCCTCATTAACGTTACCCCTGGCATTGATCTGTATTGGCGCAACGCTCTCGGTGGCCGGCATTCGCGTAGGAAGCCAAGTGGCGCTCAGTGCAAGCAGCATGAAGATGATCGTACTGCCTTTTGCCTCTACGTGGGCGGCATGGATGGTGGGGTTCTCTGGGGAGCAGTTGGGTTTGCTGTTCCTATTTTTCGCTAGCCCCACGGCCGCTGCCAGCTTTGTGATGGTCAAAGCGATCAACGGCAATGTGGTGTTAGCGGCGAATATAATCGCCATTACCACACTGATGGCGAGCATGACGGTAACGTTGGGTATATTTGCGCTTCGCCTGTTAGGGTGGATTTAG
- the ilvD gene encoding dihydroxy-acid dehydratase, whose product MPEYRSRTTTAGRNMAGARALWRATGMKDDDFHKPIIAVANSFTQFVPGHVHLKDMGQLVAREIEKAGGVAKEFNTIAVDDGIAMGHDGMLYSLPSRDIIADSVEYMCNAHCADALVCISNCDKITPGMLMAAMRLNIPVIFVSGGPMEAGKTKLLDHGLDLVDAMVMAADDSVDDETLAEVERSACPTCGSCSGMFTANSMNCLMEALGLALPGNGTVLATHSDRRRLFENAGHRIVELAKRFYEGEEAHLLPRAIGNKAAFKNAMTLDIAMGGSTNTILHLLAAAQEAEVDFSMSDIDRLSREVPQLCKVAPNTQKYHIEDVHRAGGIMAILGELDRAGVLDTSVPTVYGDSLKAALEEWDIMRSPSAEVVEFFKAGPGGVPTQTAFSQSTRWPSLDGDRATGCIRDLEHAFSREGGLAVLYGNIALDGCVVKTAGVDDSILVFEGKAHVVESQDQAVANVLDGKVKEGDVVVIRYEGPKGGPGMQEMLYPTSYLKSKGLGKACALLTDGRFSGGTSGLSIGHVSPEAAAGGAIGLVEQGDTILIDIPNRTINVQLSDAELAKRREAMDAKGKDAWKPVEQRPRKVTPALKAYALLATSADKGAVRDLSKLD is encoded by the coding sequence ATGCCTGAGTATCGCTCCCGTACTACCACTGCTGGCCGTAATATGGCCGGTGCCCGTGCCCTTTGGCGTGCTACGGGTATGAAAGATGACGACTTCCATAAGCCCATTATTGCAGTGGCTAACTCGTTTACTCAGTTTGTACCGGGTCACGTTCACTTAAAGGATATGGGGCAGCTCGTTGCCCGTGAAATCGAAAAAGCAGGCGGTGTTGCTAAAGAGTTCAATACGATTGCGGTAGATGACGGCATCGCGATGGGCCACGACGGCATGCTTTACTCGCTGCCTAGCCGCGACATCATTGCAGATAGCGTCGAGTATATGTGCAACGCCCACTGTGCCGATGCATTGGTGTGCATTTCTAACTGCGACAAAATTACTCCCGGAATGCTGATGGCGGCTATGCGTCTCAATATTCCGGTGATTTTTGTTTCCGGTGGCCCCATGGAAGCGGGTAAAACGAAGCTGCTCGATCATGGCCTCGATCTTGTCGATGCCATGGTGATGGCCGCCGACGATAGCGTCGATGATGAAACCCTGGCCGAAGTCGAGCGCAGTGCGTGCCCCACCTGTGGCAGCTGTTCGGGTATGTTTACCGCCAACTCCATGAACTGCTTAATGGAAGCGCTGGGACTGGCGCTGCCGGGTAACGGCACCGTGCTGGCCACCCACTCAGACCGTCGTCGACTGTTTGAAAATGCCGGCCACCGCATTGTCGAACTCGCTAAACGTTTCTACGAAGGTGAAGAGGCTCACCTGTTGCCCCGTGCGATTGGTAATAAGGCGGCGTTTAAAAACGCCATGACGCTCGACATTGCTATGGGTGGCTCGACCAATACGATTTTGCACCTGCTAGCGGCGGCGCAAGAGGCGGAAGTCGACTTCTCCATGTCGGATATTGACCGCCTTTCCCGTGAAGTGCCGCAGCTATGTAAAGTGGCCCCCAATACCCAGAAGTACCATATTGAAGATGTGCACCGCGCAGGCGGCATCATGGCGATTTTGGGTGAACTCGACCGAGCAGGCGTGCTGGATACCTCGGTTCCCACCGTCTACGGCGACAGCTTGAAAGCGGCGCTGGAGGAGTGGGATATCATGCGTTCGCCAAGCGCAGAGGTGGTGGAGTTCTTTAAAGCAGGCCCCGGTGGCGTGCCCACTCAAACGGCGTTTTCGCAAAGCACTCGCTGGCCAAGTCTCGATGGCGACCGCGCGACTGGCTGTATCCGTGATTTGGAGCATGCGTTCTCCCGCGAAGGCGGCTTGGCCGTGCTGTATGGCAATATCGCGCTTGATGGTTGCGTCGTGAAAACCGCAGGCGTTGATGACTCCATTCTAGTGTTTGAGGGCAAAGCCCACGTGGTGGAGTCTCAAGACCAAGCCGTTGCCAACGTATTAGATGGCAAGGTGAAAGAGGGTGATGTGGTCGTCATTCGCTACGAAGGCCCCAAAGGTGGCCCCGGCATGCAGGAGATGCTGTACCCGACCTCCTACTTGAAATCGAAAGGCTTGGGTAAGGCTTGTGCGCTGCTCACCGATGGCCGTTTCTCCGGCGGTACATCAGGTCTCTCGATTGGCCACGTCTCTCCAGAAGCGGCGGCAGGTGGCGCGATTGGTTTGGTCGAGCAAGGCGATACCATCTTGATTGATATTCCTAACCGCACCATCAACGTACAGCTCAGTGATGCAGAGCTGGCCAAGCGCCGGGAAGCCATGGACGCTAAGGGCAAAGACGCCTGGAAGCCGGTTGAACAGCGCCCGCGCAAGGTGACTCCCGCGCTAAAAGCCTATGCGCTGCTCGCCACTTCCGCTGATAAAGGCGCGGTGCGCGACCTCTCCAAGCTGGATTAA
- a CDS encoding diguanylate cyclase domain-containing protein has translation MRLARLVNKLAVLRSLKGRLLLGLSCALLLLAALVLGMAWQVGKTMLHEANMAHLRYETQLLADEMTQQIEQRFQALERLNQSLDIHEDPDALEATLSQNDALLAWFEGVVIADNQGRIIADWPRVEGRQGLETSALEYFKMLRGTRQPYVSEPFVGRASKMPLVVVGVPRKTADGEFDGFIGGVVSLDAGGLFGRLAKVRLGEDGFASVATSTGIILHHPNRALINSPIPNLSGNPLLELALDGWQGHGVGNLIDGRLSLQSYAQIWPASWVVGFFLPIEQAHQPLVDFIKKLWWIWAALALLMMPFLWWLLARILTPLKQLERQIGEVGRGRRDHVRLATTMQELQQVATTFNRVEDERQQLVGNLQEREAFLDSVLSASPQGMFVANFGGVITYMNPALLEILGISPNTPMQVWMQQIHPDDLDGAGDMWRHSLKSGSDFVRQLRFIRNDNETLWLDIHARVVMLSQGGHSLGLVGVVKDITERREQEALQRWEAEHDPLTGLLNRRGFERRLEEAFADFQKTSTPSALLMFDLDHFKPINDEGGHALGDEMLRRIAQVVAWEVRRSDHVARQGGDEFAVLLPSCTIGQAERIAEALRQSVSEITVNQEGREYTVTLSIGVTRFDESDDSVDDALARADAASYEAKGLGRDSVVLRVPTEQDLGALFDKH, from the coding sequence GTGCGTTTAGCCCGCTTAGTTAACAAACTTGCGGTATTGCGTTCGTTAAAAGGCCGGCTATTGCTGGGACTCTCTTGCGCGCTGTTGTTGCTGGCGGCTTTGGTATTGGGCATGGCATGGCAGGTGGGTAAAACGATGCTGCATGAAGCGAACATGGCGCATTTGCGCTACGAGACACAGCTTCTTGCCGATGAAATGACCCAGCAGATTGAACAGCGTTTCCAAGCACTGGAGCGTTTAAATCAGTCGCTCGATATACATGAAGACCCAGACGCTTTGGAGGCTACGCTCAGCCAAAACGATGCATTACTCGCATGGTTTGAGGGCGTTGTCATTGCGGATAATCAAGGACGTATTATTGCAGATTGGCCCCGCGTAGAGGGTAGGCAGGGACTGGAAACGTCGGCACTTGAGTATTTTAAAATGTTGCGAGGGACGCGCCAGCCCTACGTCAGCGAACCGTTTGTTGGGCGAGCGAGCAAGATGCCCTTAGTGGTTGTCGGCGTGCCTCGAAAAACCGCCGATGGGGAGTTTGATGGCTTTATTGGTGGGGTAGTGAGCCTAGATGCAGGCGGATTATTTGGCCGTTTAGCTAAGGTGCGACTAGGTGAGGATGGGTTTGCTAGCGTGGCAACCTCCACGGGAATTATTCTGCATCACCCCAATCGAGCGTTAATTAATTCACCGATTCCGAATTTGTCTGGCAATCCTTTGCTTGAGCTAGCGCTTGACGGCTGGCAAGGGCATGGGGTGGGAAATTTAATTGATGGGCGGCTTAGCCTGCAATCCTATGCCCAGATTTGGCCTGCTAGTTGGGTGGTGGGGTTCTTTTTACCCATTGAGCAAGCACATCAACCTCTGGTTGATTTCATCAAGAAGCTATGGTGGATATGGGCTGCCCTGGCGTTATTAATGATGCCATTTTTATGGTGGCTATTGGCGCGTATTCTGACCCCTTTGAAACAATTAGAACGACAGATTGGTGAAGTAGGGCGGGGGCGTCGTGACCATGTGCGGCTGGCAACGACAATGCAAGAGCTTCAGCAGGTAGCGACCACCTTTAATCGGGTAGAGGATGAGCGCCAGCAGCTTGTCGGTAATCTACAAGAGCGAGAGGCTTTTTTAGATTCAGTTCTGAGTGCTTCCCCTCAAGGCATGTTCGTTGCTAACTTTGGCGGCGTGATTACCTATATGAATCCGGCGCTGCTGGAAATTTTGGGTATCTCTCCTAATACCCCCATGCAAGTATGGATGCAGCAAATCCATCCTGATGACCTGGATGGTGCTGGAGATATGTGGCGCCATAGCCTGAAATCAGGCAGCGACTTTGTTCGACAGCTGCGGTTTATTCGTAACGATAACGAAACGCTTTGGTTAGATATCCATGCCCGCGTGGTCATGCTTTCCCAAGGAGGTCATTCATTGGGTTTAGTCGGCGTGGTTAAAGATATTACCGAGCGCCGTGAGCAAGAGGCGTTGCAGCGCTGGGAGGCAGAGCATGATCCGCTAACTGGCCTGCTCAATCGCCGCGGTTTCGAGCGACGCCTTGAAGAGGCATTTGCGGATTTTCAGAAAACCAGCACGCCCTCGGCACTGCTCATGTTTGATCTTGACCACTTTAAGCCTATCAATGATGAAGGCGGACATGCGCTAGGCGATGAAATGCTGCGTCGGATTGCCCAGGTGGTGGCGTGGGAAGTACGTCGTAGCGACCATGTAGCACGGCAGGGGGGAGATGAGTTTGCTGTTTTACTGCCGAGTTGCACGATTGGGCAAGCAGAGCGGATCGCTGAAGCGTTGCGTCAATCTGTGAGTGAAATAACAGTGAATCAGGAGGGACGAGAGTACACAGTAACCCTGAGTATTGGTGTCACGCGTTTTGATGAAAGCGATGACAGCGTTGACGATGCGCTGGCCCGTGCAGACGCCGCAAGTTATGAAGCCAAAGGGCTTGGCCGCGACAGTGTGGTTTTGCGAGTGCCAACGGAGCAGGACCTAGGCGCGCTGTTTGATAAACACTAG
- the gdhA gene encoding NADP-specific glutamate dehydrogenase: protein MPYVHDTLTRLAKSSPAQSEFYQATEEVLECLRPLFERAPHYHQHSIIERIVEPERQIMFRVSWVDDAGRVQVNKGYRVQFNSALGPYKGGLRFHPSVTSGTIKFLGFEQIFKNALTGLPIGGGKGGSDFDPKGKSDNEIMRFCQSFMTELHRHIGPHSDVPAGDIGVGAREIGYLFGQYKRLTGRYEGVLTGKGLNWGGSLGRKEATGYGAVYFAQNMLAARGEELRGKTCLVSGAGNVAIYTIEKLCELGAKPVTCSDSTGTIHDPNGIDLGLLKHLKEVQRVSLENYLHDHPDAHFISVRDYPQDGHAVWRIEGDAAFPCATQNELTEADANVLLANGVNCVSEGANMPSTKEAVDRFLEAKIAYGPGKAANAGGVATSQLEMAQNSSMEQWPLEKVDDKLKQIMADIHRQCAETAEEFGEPSNLVLGANIAGFRKVADAMIEQGVT from the coding sequence ATGCCCTATGTCCACGATACACTGACGCGTTTAGCAAAAAGTAGCCCTGCACAGTCAGAGTTTTATCAGGCCACAGAAGAAGTGCTGGAGTGCCTTCGTCCGCTGTTCGAGCGTGCGCCTCATTACCATCAGCACAGCATCATCGAGCGCATTGTTGAGCCCGAGCGCCAAATTATGTTCCGTGTAAGCTGGGTGGATGACGCCGGGCGTGTACAAGTAAATAAAGGTTACCGTGTTCAGTTTAATTCCGCGCTAGGGCCATATAAGGGCGGTCTGCGTTTCCATCCTAGCGTCACCTCAGGAACCATTAAGTTTTTAGGGTTTGAGCAGATTTTCAAAAATGCACTTACCGGTTTGCCGATTGGCGGCGGTAAAGGTGGCTCGGATTTTGACCCCAAGGGTAAGTCTGACAACGAAATCATGCGCTTTTGTCAGTCGTTTATGACAGAGCTTCATCGCCATATTGGGCCGCATTCCGATGTGCCAGCCGGCGATATTGGTGTAGGTGCAAGAGAGATTGGCTACCTGTTTGGCCAGTACAAGCGCTTAACCGGCCGCTACGAGGGAGTGCTGACCGGCAAAGGACTTAACTGGGGCGGCTCATTGGGTCGCAAAGAGGCGACCGGCTACGGTGCGGTTTACTTTGCTCAGAATATGCTGGCCGCTCGGGGTGAAGAGCTGCGCGGTAAAACCTGTTTGGTGTCAGGTGCGGGCAATGTGGCTATCTATACGATTGAGAAGCTGTGTGAGCTGGGGGCGAAGCCCGTAACGTGCAGTGATTCCACGGGGACGATTCATGACCCTAACGGCATCGATTTAGGCTTACTCAAGCACTTAAAAGAAGTGCAGCGCGTTTCCCTGGAAAACTACCTCCACGACCACCCGGACGCACACTTTATTTCGGTACGCGATTATCCTCAGGATGGGCATGCGGTATGGCGTATTGAGGGCGATGCAGCTTTCCCATGTGCAACTCAAAATGAGCTGACCGAAGCTGATGCCAATGTCTTGCTGGCTAACGGTGTTAACTGTGTTAGCGAAGGCGCGAATATGCCTTCCACCAAAGAGGCCGTTGACCGTTTCTTAGAAGCTAAGATTGCCTACGGCCCAGGGAAAGCCGCCAATGCGGGTGGTGTGGCGACCAGCCAGTTGGAAATGGCGCAAAACAGCAGTATGGAGCAGTGGCCGCTTGAGAAAGTTGATGACAAGCTGAAGCAAATTATGGCGGATATTCATCGCCAATGTGCTGAAACAGCCGAAGAGTTTGGCGAGCCCAGCAACCTGGTATTAGGTGCTAACATTGCAGGTTTCCGTAAGGTGGCAGACGCTATGATTGAGCAAGGTGTGACCTGA
- the rnk gene encoding nucleoside diphosphate kinase regulator, translated as MGQRPPIIINRIDAERLQRLIDNAAEKDLMVAELLEEELLRGEVLDPQDIPEDVVSMNSQIRFTDLTRERQMIRTLVYPHSLESVPDGISVMAPIGAALIGLKIGDVIEWPLPNNTEVRLRVDAIFWQPEREKQFHR; from the coding sequence ATGGGGCAGCGTCCTCCAATTATCATAAATCGTATTGATGCCGAACGCCTTCAGCGTCTGATCGATAACGCCGCTGAAAAAGATTTAATGGTGGCGGAGCTACTCGAAGAGGAGTTGCTGCGTGGTGAAGTGCTCGACCCCCAGGATATCCCTGAAGACGTAGTGAGTATGAATAGCCAGATACGCTTTACCGATCTGACCCGTGAGCGTCAGATGATTCGAACGCTGGTTTACCCGCACTCGCTAGAGAGCGTGCCCGACGGGATTTCGGTGATGGCGCCTATTGGTGCGGCGTTAATCGGCCTAAAAATAGGCGATGTGATTGAGTGGCCGCTGCCCAATAATACGGAAGTGCGTCTGCGTGTTGATGCGATTTTCTGGCAGCCTGAAAGGGAGAAGCAGTTTCATCGATAA
- a CDS encoding oxidoreductase, producing MKAIINVGLVGYGFASKTFHAPLIQATEGLDLVAVSSSDAAKVKAGLPNVEIESQALALCRHPDLDLIVIPTPNDTHFPLAKAALLAGKHVVVDKPFTVTFSEAKQLKALAVDKERLISVFHNRRWDSDFLTIQALLKEGTLGRMTGFESRFDRFRPEVRDRWREKATPGGGIWYDLGPHLLDQVCELFGMPNAILLELGMRRDGAKADDDFLCLLEYDGFRVCLSAGTLVAEPTPRFRIHGTKGSYTKYGLDPQEERLKDGEIPSPHWGVDTPGTLALNEDENESASIQHREHPTLPGNYLAYYQGVAAALRDSAPLPVNIDDALRSMMLLEAGLDSHRQRRWIALKPHL from the coding sequence ATGAAGGCGATCATCAACGTTGGCCTTGTTGGCTATGGCTTCGCAAGCAAGACCTTCCATGCCCCGCTGATTCAAGCGACGGAAGGGTTGGATCTAGTGGCGGTTTCCTCAAGCGATGCGGCCAAGGTGAAGGCGGGTCTGCCCAATGTGGAAATAGAAAGCCAAGCGCTGGCGCTATGTAGGCATCCAGACCTTGATCTCATTGTGATTCCCACCCCGAACGATACCCACTTCCCCTTAGCCAAAGCGGCACTCTTAGCGGGTAAGCATGTCGTGGTCGATAAGCCATTCACCGTGACGTTCTCAGAGGCAAAACAGTTAAAAGCCCTAGCGGTGGATAAAGAGCGGCTGATATCGGTCTTTCACAACCGCCGCTGGGATAGCGACTTTCTGACCATTCAGGCGCTCTTAAAGGAAGGCACGCTGGGGCGCATGACGGGGTTTGAGTCGCGCTTTGATCGCTTTCGCCCTGAAGTGCGTGACCGCTGGCGGGAAAAAGCCACGCCAGGTGGCGGTATTTGGTACGACCTAGGCCCGCACCTTTTGGATCAGGTTTGCGAGCTATTTGGGATGCCCAACGCCATTTTACTGGAGTTAGGCATGCGCCGTGACGGTGCCAAAGCGGATGATGACTTCCTCTGTTTGCTGGAGTACGACGGTTTTAGAGTGTGCTTAAGTGCCGGTACGCTGGTAGCCGAGCCGACGCCGCGTTTTCGCATCCACGGCACCAAAGGTAGTTACACCAAATATGGTCTTGACCCTCAAGAAGAGCGCTTAAAGGATGGCGAAATACCTTCCCCGCACTGGGGGGTGGATACTCCTGGTACGTTGGCACTTAACGAAGATGAAAACGAGTCCGCGTCTATTCAGCATCGCGAGCACCCAACGCTGCCGGGGAACTACCTTGCTTACTATCAAGGGGTTGCGGCCGCCTTACGTGATAGCGCTCCGCTGCCGGTCAATATCGACGATGCACTGCGTAGTATGATGCTGCTGGAAGCGGGTCTAGACAGCCATCGGCAGCGGCGTTGGATAGCGCTTAAACCTCATTTGTAG
- a CDS encoding methyl-accepting chemotaxis protein, producing the protein MSIIAQATFELADDEVLISRSDLQGNISYVNQTFIDVSGYSQAELIGEPHSVFRDPEIPSLVFKNMWDTIGKGKTWQGVLKNRCKNGDTYWVDTTVAPLLDGDRVAGYTAIRRKAGPKSIARATRGYIAMQQGRGRGFRLHNGALRRAGLRGWVQRFSFSSMQAKLMGMVVAAIALLIVAGAAGVYGLTSSSERLRTLNQTGLEGIAILQQLEQRTGQLLQALEPAVRNPRRADLALLEEQVTSLSADMGQTWQAFSQQRSHASSFQQGLAAHIDTFLAGTDDAYTAIRDGNGFAAFEAFNNIVQPTSESISATVNVLVDQERLAAQSLMESAERQQKNLLWGQLGVLLFGIVVMVWLSVAVLKSLLRSLSEARRVTFQIAAGNLANRVTLKRDDELGELLASLETMRASLSGLITEVGNKVDVVTPASEHIKQQNEELASRTEQQASSLQQTASSMDQMTATVQQNTENARQANQLAMQNATTSRETGERMQALVERMERIAASADKMNDIITVIDGIAFQTNILALNASVEAARAGEQGRGFAVVANEVRNLAGRSADAAGEIRRLIDTSSQEIAGGADAVKEAEQAIEQVVKQVMRVSDIMEEISTASDEQSSGIAQINTAVSEMDHVTQQNAGKLQSISSAAQQLTNEAKDLANVIAAFRLEGAEEESSETARLRLQRHDAQSPSLPLQRDQQTGSQPLPKQRPSTAATEEEWETF; encoded by the coding sequence CTTTGAACTTGCTGATGATGAAGTACTGATCTCCCGCTCTGATCTCCAGGGGAATATCTCCTACGTGAACCAGACATTTATCGATGTTAGTGGTTACTCGCAGGCAGAGTTAATAGGTGAGCCCCATAGTGTTTTTCGTGATCCAGAAATTCCCTCTTTGGTATTCAAAAACATGTGGGACACCATCGGTAAAGGGAAAACCTGGCAAGGAGTGCTTAAAAATCGCTGTAAAAATGGCGATACCTACTGGGTGGACACCACGGTAGCACCGTTGCTGGATGGCGATCGCGTGGCCGGTTATACGGCGATCCGCCGTAAAGCGGGGCCAAAATCTATTGCTCGCGCTACCAGGGGCTATATCGCTATGCAGCAAGGGCGCGGTCGAGGTTTTAGGCTCCATAATGGTGCATTGCGTCGTGCTGGGCTGCGTGGTTGGGTGCAGCGGTTCAGCTTTAGCAGCATGCAGGCCAAGCTGATGGGTATGGTGGTTGCGGCTATCGCGCTACTGATAGTGGCAGGCGCTGCTGGTGTTTATGGATTAACCAGCTCGTCAGAGAGGTTACGCACGCTAAACCAAACAGGGCTTGAGGGTATCGCTATTTTGCAGCAGCTTGAGCAGCGCACGGGGCAGCTGCTGCAAGCGTTAGAGCCTGCCGTGCGTAACCCACGCCGTGCCGATTTAGCGCTGCTTGAAGAGCAAGTCACTAGCCTCAGCGCAGATATGGGTCAAACGTGGCAAGCGTTTTCACAGCAGCGCAGCCATGCCAGTAGTTTTCAGCAAGGGCTCGCCGCTCATATTGATACTTTTTTAGCGGGTACTGACGATGCTTACACCGCTATTCGTGATGGCAACGGTTTCGCCGCTTTTGAGGCCTTTAACAATATTGTTCAACCTACTTCTGAAAGTATTAGCGCGACTGTTAATGTATTAGTTGATCAGGAGCGATTGGCTGCCCAGAGCTTGATGGAGAGTGCCGAGCGTCAGCAAAAAAACTTGCTGTGGGGGCAGTTAGGCGTTCTTTTATTCGGCATTGTGGTGATGGTTTGGCTGAGTGTCGCTGTTCTGAAGTCACTGCTGAGGTCACTTAGTGAGGCCCGCCGAGTCACGTTCCAAATTGCAGCGGGCAATCTTGCCAACCGGGTGACCCTCAAGCGTGATGACGAGCTAGGTGAACTGCTGGCGTCACTGGAAACGATGCGGGCGAGTCTGTCGGGGTTAATTACCGAAGTGGGTAATAAGGTAGACGTTGTGACGCCCGCCTCGGAGCATATCAAACAGCAAAATGAGGAGCTGGCGTCTCGTACTGAGCAGCAAGCTTCTTCGTTGCAACAAACCGCTTCCAGCATGGATCAAATGACCGCGACGGTGCAGCAGAACACCGAAAATGCGCGTCAGGCCAATCAGCTCGCCATGCAAAACGCCACGACCAGTCGTGAAACAGGCGAACGTATGCAGGCACTGGTGGAGCGCATGGAACGCATTGCCGCGAGCGCCGATAAGATGAACGATATTATTACGGTGATTGACGGCATTGCCTTCCAAACCAATATTCTGGCATTGAATGCCTCCGTTGAAGCTGCCAGAGCAGGCGAGCAGGGTCGCGGCTTTGCCGTAGTGGCCAATGAGGTGCGTAACTTGGCAGGCCGCAGTGCTGATGCCGCGGGTGAAATCCGCCGTCTGATCGATACTTCTTCCCAGGAAATTGCCGGTGGCGCTGACGCTGTGAAGGAGGCCGAACAGGCCATTGAGCAGGTCGTCAAACAGGTGATGCGGGTCAGCGACATTATGGAAGAGATTAGCACCGCCTCAGATGAGCAAAGTAGTGGCATTGCGCAAATTAATACGGCGGTCTCTGAGATGGATCACGTCACTCAGCAGAATGCTGGCAAGTTGCAGTCAATCTCCAGTGCGGCGCAGCAGTTAACGAATGAAGCAAAGGACTTGGCCAATGTTATTGCTGCCTTCCGGCTAGAGGGGGCAGAAGAGGAGAGCAGTGAAACGGCGCGACTGCGCTTGCAGCGCCACGATGCTCAATCGCCTAGCCTACCGCTACAGCGTGATCAGCAAACGGGGTCCCAGCCACTGCCTAAACAACGGCCGTCAACGGCTGCCACGGAAGAGGAGTGGGAAACCTTCTAG